Proteins co-encoded in one Flavobacterium fluviale genomic window:
- a CDS encoding LytR/AlgR family response regulator transcription factor, whose translation MKIKCLIIDDEPLAINVIKSYIEQIEDLELINTFSNSIEGLNFLKNNTIDVIFLDINMPVLDGINFIKSLENPPLLIITSAYDQFAIETYELDVLDYLVKPIEFPRLMKAVNKINKRLNNTTKTPQENSKENPFIFVKIDKKKMKKIFLNEILVIESLKDYLKISTTSGKFIIHSTLSDFTSLLPERDFIRIHRSYTIAIDKIDAVEGNSIEIEGLRYVIGRSYIDEVKQKILNSSI comes from the coding sequence ATGAAAATAAAGTGTTTAATTATCGATGATGAGCCATTGGCAATAAACGTTATTAAAAGTTATATTGAACAGATTGAAGATTTAGAACTCATTAACACCTTTAGTAATTCTATTGAAGGGTTAAATTTCCTAAAAAACAATACTATCGATGTAATTTTTCTTGACATTAATATGCCAGTTTTAGACGGTATAAATTTTATCAAAAGTTTAGAAAACCCGCCTTTGCTTATTATCACGAGCGCTTACGATCAATTTGCAATTGAAACCTATGAGCTGGATGTTTTAGATTATCTGGTAAAACCAATTGAGTTTCCTAGATTAATGAAAGCGGTTAATAAAATCAACAAACGCCTCAACAATACCACTAAAACTCCGCAGGAAAACAGCAAAGAAAATCCTTTTATTTTTGTAAAAATCGACAAGAAAAAAATGAAGAAAATTTTCTTGAATGAAATTTTAGTCATCGAAAGCTTAAAAGATTATTTAAAAATAAGCACTACTTCTGGTAAATTCATTATTCACAGCACTCTATCAGATTTTACGAGTTTATTACCCGAAAGAGATTTCATCAGAATCCACAGATCTTACACGATCGCAATTGATAAAATTGATGCCGTAGAAGGAAATAGTATTGAAATTGAAGGACTTAGATACGTTATCGGAAGATCTTATATAGACGAAGTCAAACAGAAAATTTTGAATTCTTCGATTTAG
- a CDS encoding sensor histidine kinase: protein MIFNSSKLYTLPIRYHVYFWLTYFLFNTLRWGSYFNDYVYSLKTTLLGFPIHMALCYLNILVLMPHLVYRKKYVLYIITVLSAIFVMVVLKFNLTYLLITHDVWPEGPQTINNLTLNYTIDMMMGELYVMTFVTAIKITLDLLQEQKRVTDLEKSQLETELLFLKSQISPHFFFNTLNNIYSLSVEKSNKTPKIVLKLSELMRYMLYETKEKKQSLENEILCIQNYLDLERIRNGDRLEVNMYISGDIHDKEISPVLLLTFVENAFKHGVNKNTGNVVIDINFKVKGDFLYFIISNPMPEITVHKDNFNKASGIGIENVKKRLELGYNKSDYKLSFKNKKNIFVVKLVIKVT from the coding sequence ATGATTTTCAACTCAAGCAAGCTTTACACTTTACCTATACGCTATCATGTTTACTTTTGGCTCACGTATTTTTTATTCAATACACTGCGCTGGGGAAGCTATTTTAACGATTACGTATATTCTTTAAAAACTACTTTACTTGGTTTTCCTATTCACATGGCATTATGTTATCTGAATATTTTGGTTTTGATGCCTCATTTGGTCTATCGCAAAAAATATGTCCTATATATTATAACAGTACTTTCGGCGATATTTGTCATGGTTGTTCTAAAATTTAATTTGACTTATTTGTTGATTACACACGATGTATGGCCAGAAGGACCTCAAACCATAAACAATCTGACGCTAAATTATACAATTGATATGATGATGGGCGAATTATATGTGATGACTTTTGTAACGGCAATTAAAATTACCCTTGATTTATTACAAGAACAGAAACGTGTAACCGATCTCGAGAAATCGCAGCTGGAAACAGAATTACTATTTTTAAAATCTCAGATTTCACCGCACTTTTTCTTTAACACCTTAAATAATATCTATTCCCTTTCTGTAGAAAAATCTAATAAAACGCCTAAAATAGTTTTAAAACTATCTGAATTAATGCGTTATATGTTGTATGAAACAAAAGAAAAGAAACAGTCTTTGGAAAATGAAATTCTATGCATTCAGAATTATCTTGATTTAGAGAGAATTAGAAACGGAGATCGTTTAGAAGTTAATATGTACATTTCTGGAGATATTCACGACAAAGAAATTTCGCCCGTTTTATTATTGACTTTTGTGGAAAATGCTTTTAAGCACGGCGTTAATAAAAATACTGGAAATGTGGTTATAGACATTAATTTTAAGGTAAAAGGCGATTTCCTTTATTTTATTATTTCAAACCCAATGCCCGAAATTACCGTACATAAAGATAATTTTAACAAGGCAAGTGGTATAGGTATTGAAAACGTAAAAAAAAGACTTGAGTTAGGATATAATAAAAGTGACTATAAGCTTTCATTTAAAAATAAAAAGAATATTTTTGTCGTTAAACTAGTCATAAAAGTCACGTAG
- the nagB gene encoding glucosamine-6-phosphate deaminase: MSDSDMIKEDIGFTEAGKFEETRFEKIHNVIFESSQEASLLVAQEIANLIQRKNELNEPCVLGLATGSSPIKVYEELVRKHKEEGLSFANVVTFNLDEYYPMDKNDIQSYYHFMHEHLFHHVNILPENINIPDGQVSAEELQQYCIDYEMKIKSYGGLDFQLLGIGRTGHIGFNEPGSHVNSGTRSITLDHLTRVDAASSFLGIDNVPRKAITMGIGTVRNAKRIVLLGWGISKAGIIKNTIEGEVSSQVPATYLQEHNNTTFVLDTEASSELTRVKTPWLVKSCVWTDELKLKAVAWLSELTKKPFLKLTDKDYNDNGMSSLLTEEGTAYDLNIKMFNKMQQTITGWPGGKPNADDTYRPERSTPEKKRVIIFSPHPDDDVISMGGTFDRLVEQGHEVHIAYQTSGNIAVSNEEALKFAEISKALNPDSAVSDEIVDFLQNRTGNEIDSPEVRKLKGLIRRSESFGATRYIGLPDSNVNFLDLPFYETGTVKKNNLSDADIDIMCDIIERIKPHQIYAAGDLADPHGTHKVCLDSLFEALKRLKHKSFMDDCWVWLYRGAWHEWESYQIDMAVPMSPDQVLKKRHAIFYHQSQKDGVMFQGDDSREFWVRVEDRNRLTAEKYHNLGLADYSAIEAFKRYHF, translated from the coding sequence ATGAGCGACAGCGATATGATTAAAGAAGATATTGGTTTTACGGAAGCAGGAAAATTTGAAGAAACTCGTTTTGAGAAAATTCATAATGTTATTTTCGAATCGTCGCAGGAAGCTTCTTTATTGGTCGCGCAGGAAATTGCCAATTTAATTCAGAGAAAAAATGAGCTGAACGAACCTTGTGTTTTAGGTTTAGCTACAGGATCTTCTCCAATAAAAGTTTACGAAGAACTTGTAAGAAAACATAAAGAAGAAGGACTGAGTTTTGCAAACGTAGTGACCTTCAATTTAGATGAATATTATCCGATGGATAAAAATGATATTCAGAGTTATTATCATTTTATGCATGAGCATTTATTCCATCACGTTAATATTCTTCCAGAAAATATCAATATTCCAGACGGACAGGTTAGTGCTGAGGAATTACAGCAATATTGTATTGATTATGAGATGAAAATTAAATCGTACGGCGGGTTGGATTTTCAGCTTTTAGGAATTGGCAGAACAGGACATATCGGGTTTAATGAACCAGGTTCGCATGTAAACTCTGGAACCAGAAGTATTACTTTGGATCATTTGACACGTGTCGATGCAGCTTCTTCTTTTTTAGGAATTGACAATGTTCCTAGAAAAGCCATTACAATGGGAATTGGAACCGTTAGAAATGCAAAAAGAATCGTTTTACTAGGATGGGGAATCAGTAAGGCAGGAATTATAAAAAATACAATTGAAGGCGAGGTTTCTTCGCAAGTGCCGGCTACGTATTTACAAGAGCATAACAACACAACATTTGTTCTAGATACAGAAGCTTCATCTGAACTTACAAGGGTAAAAACGCCTTGGCTGGTTAAGTCTTGTGTTTGGACAGATGAATTAAAATTAAAAGCGGTGGCTTGGTTAAGTGAGTTGACGAAGAAACCTTTCCTAAAACTAACTGATAAAGACTATAACGACAACGGAATGTCGAGTCTTTTGACGGAAGAAGGAACTGCATACGATTTGAACATTAAGATGTTTAATAAAATGCAGCAAACCATTACAGGATGGCCGGGAGGAAAACCAAATGCAGATGATACGTACAGACCAGAACGTTCAACTCCTGAAAAGAAAAGAGTAATTATTTTTAGTCCGCATCCAGATGATGATGTGATTTCGATGGGAGGAACATTTGACCGTTTGGTAGAGCAGGGGCATGAAGTTCATATTGCATATCAGACTTCTGGAAATATCGCGGTTTCGAATGAAGAAGCTTTAAAATTTGCAGAAATTTCAAAAGCATTAAATCCAGATTCTGCTGTTTCGGATGAAATTGTTGATTTCCTTCAAAATAGAACTGGAAATGAAATTGATTCTCCTGAGGTTAGAAAATTAAAAGGATTAATTAGAAGAAGCGAATCTTTTGGAGCAACTCGTTACATTGGTTTGCCAGATTCAAATGTTAACTTTTTAGATCTTCCTTTTTACGAAACAGGAACAGTAAAAAAGAATAATCTTTCGGATGCAGATATCGACATTATGTGTGATATTATTGAAAGAATAAAACCGCATCAAATTTATGCCGCCGGAGATTTGGCAGATCCGCACGGAACTCATAAAGTTTGTTTAGACAGTTTGTTTGAAGCTTTAAAAAGATTAAAACACAAAAGCTTTATGGACGATTGCTGGGTTTGGCTTTACAGAGGCGCGTGGCATGAATGGGAATCGTACCAAATTGACATGGCAGTACCAATGAGTCCTGACCAGGTTTTAAAGAAACGACATGCCATTTTTTATCACCAATCTCAAAAAGACGGGGTTATGTTTCAAGGTGATGACAGCAGGGAGTTTTGGGTGCGAGTTGAAGACAGAAATAGATTGACTGCAGAAAAATATCACAACTTAGGATTAGCAGATTATTCGGCTATCGAAGCGTTTAAACGTTATCATTTCTAA